In Reichenbachiella agarivorans, one genomic interval encodes:
- a CDS encoding ImmA/IrrE family metallo-endopeptidase: protein MRSDIDKLLADIFSSEDSPSLRELFEQRIIQLNITKSQAYDALEMDKKSVEPILDNEAKQVDTIKLLKIGEFLNLDVEKTIQLYLNQNTAEKTKELNRTRKAKFIFENFDLTGLKKLGFINDIKNLAEIENRIVSFFGLKNIFEYRDEILTRVAFSKSKISASDKLRAFWIRTAYAQFETINNPNEFDRDRLKQLISRIKPYSRNEKDGFFTVCKALYHAGVTVIFQRHIPQTQVRGATFVVNNKPCIIITDLFKRYGTIWFSLMHELFHSLYHLNDIKTRSFHLTGEADLWLDNEEEADDFARRYFLPDERYKFIVPSISNHFVVQKYAKEWDIHPCLIYNFYCYDNPAYWPGYNKYDPGLVESVQKINAIPFDKETVDEIVLEIKNNLELV, encoded by the coding sequence ATGCGTAGTGATATTGATAAATTATTAGCCGATATATTCAGTAGCGAAGACTCGCCTTCCTTAAGGGAGCTATTCGAACAAAGAATTATTCAACTTAATATAACCAAATCCCAAGCATACGATGCTTTGGAAATGGATAAAAAATCTGTTGAGCCTATATTGGACAATGAAGCTAAACAGGTTGACACAATTAAACTTCTGAAGATCGGTGAATTTTTAAATCTTGATGTTGAAAAAACAATTCAACTTTATTTAAATCAAAATACAGCTGAGAAAACTAAGGAGCTAAATAGGACTAGAAAAGCAAAATTTATTTTTGAGAATTTTGACTTAACTGGCCTTAAAAAGCTCGGGTTTATTAATGATATAAAGAATTTGGCTGAAATCGAAAATCGAATTGTTTCTTTCTTTGGACTCAAAAATATCTTCGAGTACAGAGATGAAATCTTAACTAGAGTTGCATTCAGTAAATCAAAAATATCTGCCAGCGACAAACTAAGAGCATTTTGGATTCGAACAGCGTATGCACAATTTGAAACTATCAACAACCCAAATGAGTTCGATCGGGATCGTTTAAAGCAATTGATCAGTCGAATAAAACCCTATTCTCGGAATGAGAAGGATGGCTTCTTTACAGTATGTAAAGCCTTATATCATGCAGGAGTAACGGTCATATTTCAAAGACACATTCCTCAAACTCAAGTACGAGGAGCAACATTCGTGGTGAACAACAAGCCATGTATTATTATAACGGACCTATTCAAACGATATGGAACAATCTGGTTTTCACTGATGCATGAATTGTTTCATTCTCTATACCATTTAAATGATATTAAAACTAGATCCTTTCATTTAACTGGTGAAGCAGACTTGTGGCTTGATAACGAAGAAGAGGCTGATGATTTTGCTAGAAGGTATTTTCTGCCAGATGAACGATATAAATTTATTGTCCCATCGATTTCGAATCATTTTGTCGTTCAGAAATATGCTAAGGAATGGGACATCCATCCGTGTTTGATTTACAATTTCTATTGCTATGACAATCCTGCCTATTGGCCTGGATACAATAAATACGATCCTGGACTGGTTGAATCAGTTCAGAAGATTAATGCGATCCCTTTTGATAAAGAGACTGTAGATGAAATTGTACTGGAGATCAAAAATAATTTAGAACTGGTTTGA